From the Quercus lobata isolate SW786 chromosome 6, ValleyOak3.0 Primary Assembly, whole genome shotgun sequence genome, one window contains:
- the LOC115950703 gene encoding major allergen Pru av 1-like: protein MGVFTHESQGTSAIPPARLFKAFILDGDNLIPKVVPQAVKSVERIEGNGGPGTIRKITFGEGSKYKYGKHRIDVMDPEHYTCCFSVIEGDGLSDNIENISTETKIVASPDGGSIVKRTSKYQTKGDFQLTEEHFQGGKERATMIFKGIETYLVAHPDLYN from the exons ATGGGTGTCTTCACTCATGAATCTCAGGGAACCTCAGCTATCCCCCCAGCTAGGCTTTTCAAGGCCTTTATCCTTGATGGTGACAACCTCATCCCAAAGGTTGTACCACAGGCCGTTAAGTCCGttgaaagaattgaaggaaATGGAGGACCTGGAACCATCAGGAAGATTACCTTTGGCGAAG GCAGCAAATATAAATATGGAAAACACAGGATTGATGTGATGGACCCTGAACACTATACATGTTGTTTTAGTGTGATTGAAGGTGATGGTTTGTCTGACAATATAGAGAATATTTCTACTGAGACCAAGATTGTGGCAAGCCCTGATGGAGGATCCATCGTGAAGAGGACCAGCAAGTACCAGACAAAGGGTGACTTTCAGCTCACGGAGGAGCACTTCCAGGGTGGTAAAGAAAGGGCCACTATGATCTTCAAGGGTATTGAGACCTACCTCGTGGCACACCCTGATCTCTACAACTAA
- the LOC115949603 gene encoding major allergen Pru ar 1-like: protein MGVFTHESQETSVIPPARLFKAFILDSDNLIQKVLPQAIKSTEIIEGNGGPGTIKKITFGEASKFKYAKHRIDALDPENCTYTFSVIEGDALTDMESLSTEIKCVASPDGGSIMKSTTKYQPKGDFQLKEEHIQAAIEKATGLFKAVEAYLVAHPDLYK from the exons ATGGGTGTCTTCACTCATGAATCTCAGGAAACCTCAGTTATTCCCCCAGCTAGGCTTTTCAAGGCCTTTATCCTTGATTCTGACAACCTCATCCAAAAGGTTCTACCACAGGCCATTAAGTCCACTGAAATAATTGAAGGAAATGGAGGACCTGGAACCATCAAGAAGATTACCTTTGGCGAAG CCAGCAAATTCAAATATGCAAAGCACAGGATTGATGCGCTTGACCCTGAAAACTGTACATATACCTTTAGTGTGATTGAAGGTGATGCTTTGACTGACATGGAAAGTCTTTCTACTGAGATCAAGTGTGTGGCAAGCCCTGATGGAGGATCCATCATGAAGAGCACCACCAAGTACCAGCCAAAGGGTGACTTTCAGCTCAAGGAGGAACATATCCAGGCTGCTATAGAAAAGGCCACTGGACTTTTCAAGGCTGTTGAGGCCTACCTCGTGGCACACCCTGATCTCTACAAGTAA
- the LOC115993939 gene encoding major allergen Pru ar 1-like, which produces MGVFTYESENTSVIPPARLFKAFVLDADNLIPKVAPQAIKSTEIIEGNGGPGTIKKITFGEGSQFKYVKHRVDEVNHEHFTFAYSVIEGDALSDILEKISYQTKIVASPDGGSILKSTSKYHTKGDHEIKEEQVKAGKEKASGLFKAVEGYLLAHPDLYN; this is translated from the exons ATGGGTGTCTTCACTTATGAATCTGAGAACACCTCTGTTATCCCCCCGGCTAGGCTTTTCAAGGCCTTTGTCCTAGATGCCGACAACCTCATCCCAAAAGTTGCACCACAGGCCATTAAATCCACTGAAATAATTGAAGGAAATGGAGGACCTGGAACCATCAAGAAGATTACCTTCGGTGAAG GCAGCCAATTCAAATATGTAAAGCACAGGGTTGATGAAGTTAACCATGAACACTTTACATTTGCGTACAGTGTGATTGAAGGTGATGCTTTGTCTGACATACTAGAAAAAATTTCCTATCAGACCAAGATTGTGGCAAGCCCTGATGGAGGATCCATCTTGAAGAGCACCAGCAAGTACCACACAAAGGGTGACCATGAGATCAAGGAGGAGCAAGTCAAGGCTGGTAAAGAAAAGGCCTCTGGACTTTTCAAGGCTGTTGAGGGCTACCTCTTGGCACACCCTGATCTCTACAACTAA